The DNA region AAAGTTTTGGAAAACAAACCAGCCAGCGTATCGGGAATCTTGCCAGGAGACAGGATTTTATACATTGATGGAAAAAAGATTGAGGATATTTCTGATGCGGTTAAGTTAATTACCGGATCTATAAAATCTCCAGGAGAAAAAAGAGAGATTGAAATTAAGGTAGAAAGAGATGGAAAAATTGTGAATATCAAAGTTGTACCTGAATGGAGTGAGGAAAGAAAAGGAGGAATAATAGGAATTGTTTTTAAAACTGTTCCTAAGAGATATTCTCTTCCCACTGCTGTTAAGAATGGCTTTTTGATGTTTATAAATGCCTTGATTTTAATATTTTATGTTTTCAAAGCATTGTTTAATGGGGTACAAGGTGTATCTATTGCAGGACCCATTGGAATTGCTAAAATGACAGGAGAGGTTGCTTCTATGGGGTTAATATATTATTTGAACTTTCTTGGTGTTTTGAGTGTACAGCTTGGAGTATTTAATCTACTTCCTATACCTGCTCTTGATGGTGGGAGAATTCTTTTCGTAATAATTGAAAAAATAAGAGGAAAGCCTATAGAAACAAAAAAAGAAGAGATGGTTCATTGGATTGGCTTGCTGATATTGTTGTTTTTAATGATAATTGTGACCTTTTTTGATATACTAAACTTAAGGAAATGAAGAGAAAAATAACAAGAGTTGTAAAGGTTGGTAATATAGAGATAGGTGGTAATAATCCTATAAGGGTTCAGACTATGACTAAGACACCTACGGTGGATGTTAAAGCTACCGTAAGGCAAATAAGGAGACTTGCTAAAAAGGGTTGTGAGATTGTTAGGGTTGGAGTACCTGATAAAGAATCGGCTCTTGCACTGGGAAAGATAAAAAAGGAAAGTCCTATCCCTATTGTAGCTGACATACATTTTGATTACCGTCTTGCTCTGACAGCTTTAGAACAAGGGGTAGATAAGTTAAGACTGAATCCTGGTAACATTAAAAATCCCAAATATGTTTCTATTATTGCCAAAGAGGCAAAGGCTCGGGGGGTGCCTATAAGGGTTGGTAGTAATGCTGGATCCTTACCTAAGGAAATTCTGGAAAAATATGGTGGACTTACTTCAGAGGCATTAGTAGAAAGTGCTCTTAATGAAGTTAGGCTTTTAGAGGACAATGATTTTACGGATATTGTAATATCTGTAAAAGCCTCCTCTGTACCTTTAACAGTAGAAGCCTATAGGCTTTTATCAGAAAAGGTAGATTATCCTCTGCATATTGGTATAACGGAGGCAGGTACTTTATTTCCTGGAACTATAAGATCGTCGGTGGGCTTGGGCATCCTTCTTTATGAGGGTATAGGTGACACTATAAGGGTCTCTTTGTCTGCTCCTCCTGATAAAGAGGTTGAAGTTGCGTATGAAATTCTTGATAGCCTTGAGCTGAGAAGGAAGGGATTAAGGGTTTTGGCTTGTCCTATGTGTGCTCGGTCGCATTTTCCAGTTCAGGAGGTAGCAAAGGAAATTGAAAAAAGGTTTGGGGATTATCCTTTAAACTTGGTAATTGCTGTGATGGGCTGTGAAGTCAACGGTCCGGGAGAAGCCAAATGGGCTGATATTGGTATTACAGGATCTAAAGAAAGAGTTATAATTTTTAAGAAAGGGAAAATAATCAAAGAGACTAGTTTCGAGAGAATAATTTCCGAATTAGAAGAGGAACTAACTAAGATCAAGGAGGTGAACTCAAATTAGCACTTTAATAGTAGCTGTGTTACTGTTCGTTATAGGTATAGGGATGGGATATTTTGTTAGAAAGTACATAGAAAGCAAAACTGTTCAACTTGCTGAAAAAAGAGCTGAGGAGATAAAAAAGAAAGCTGAGGAAGAGGCTGAGGAGAAGAGAAGAAGAGCTCTTCTTGAGGCAAAAGAAGAGATTTTTAAATTAAGAAGTGAAGCTGAGAGGGAGATAAGAGAGAGAAGAAATGAGCTTATAAATCTTGAGAGAAGGATTCTTCAAAGGGAGGAAAACTTAGAGAGGAAAGAGGAGATTCTTGCTAATAAAGAAAAAGAGATAAATCACAGACTTGAAAATATTAAAAAATTGGAAGAAGAAGCTATAATTGAGCTTCAAAAAGTGGCTCAAATGACCAAGGAAGAGGCTAAGGAAATATTATTAAGGCATGTAGAGGATGAGATTCAAAAAGATATTGCATTAAGGATAAAAGAGGCTGAAGCAAGATATAAAGAAATAGCTGAAGAAAAAGCGAGAGAGATAATAATGGAAGCAATACAAAGATGTGCGGTAGATCATACTGTGGAGTCTACAGTCTCTGTAGTGAGTTTGCCCAGTGAGGAGATGAAGGGAAGAATTATTGGAAGAGAGGGAAGAAATATTAGGACTTTTGAAACCTTAACTGGGGTTGACTTAATTATAGATGATACACCTGAGGCTGTAGTTCTTTCTTCCTTTGATCCTGTGAGAAGAGAAATAGCAAGGATTGCTTTGGAAAGGTTAGTAAAGGATGGTAGAATTCATCCTGCAAGGATCGAAGAAATGGTAAATAAAGCCAAGAAAGAAGTAGAGAATAGAATAAGAGAAGAGGGAGAAAGGGCATTGATAGAGGTTGGTATTCAGAATATTCATCCTGACCTAGTAAGAACCTTAGGAAGACTTTATTATAGAACCAGTTATGGGCAGAATGTTTTACAACATTCTATTGAGGTTGCTAAGATTGCAACAATAATTGCTGCTGAACTTCATATGGATGTAAATCTTGCTAAGAGGGCAGGACTTCTTCATGACATAGGAAAGGCAATTGATTATGAGGTAGAGGGATCTCATGCTGTATTGGGTGCTGAACTTTTAAAGAAATACGGGGAGCATCCTGATGTAGTACATGCTGTGGCAGCTCATCATGAAGAAATTCCATTAATTAAACCATTAGATGTTATAATACAGGTGGCTGATAGTATATCTGCAGTAAGGCCTGGAGCAAGAAGAGAAAGTATTGAGATATATATAAAGCGACTGGAAAAATTAGAGGAAATTGCTATGTCTTTTCCTGGAGTAGAGAAGGCGTACGCTATTCAAGCTGGAAGAGAGGTTAGAGTACTAGTGAGTCCAGAAGAAGTAGATGATCTTACAGCCACAAGGCTTGCTTATCAAATTGCAAAAAAGATTGAAAAAGAGATGGAGTATCCTGGGCAAATTAAAGTTACTGTGATTAGAGAAACAAGAGCTGTAGAGTACGCAAAATAGTTATGAATATACTTTTCTTAGGAGATATAGTGGGAAGGATAGGCAGAAGAGGGGTTGGACTTCTTCTGCCTCAAATAAAGAAAGAGTTCAATATTGACCTTGTAGTTGCAAATATTGAAAATGCTGCCTCAGGGTTTGGTATAACTGAAAGTGTAGTAAAGGAGCTATTTGAATATGGTATTGATGTTTTTACCAGTGGCAACCATATTTGGGATAAAAAGGAAGGTATACCCTTATTGGATATATATGAGAGAATATTAAGGCCAGCTAATTATCCCTTAGGGGTTCCTGGAAGAGGATATTTGGTTTTAACACATATGGACAAAAAAGTGGGTATAATTAATATACAAGGTAGAATATTCATGGAGCCTATTGAAAATCCCTTCTATGTGGTTAAAAATATAGTTGAAGAAATGAAAAAAGATACTAAAATAATAATAGTGGATGTACATGCTGAAGCAACTTCAGAAAAAATAGCTATGGGTTATTTTTTAGATGGAATGGTAACAGCAGTGGTAGGTACACACACACATGTACAGACAGCTGATGAGAGAATTCTACCAGGGGGGACGGGTTATATAACAGACCTGGGGATGTGTGGGGCTTATGATTCGATTTTAGGGGTTGAAAAGGAGGCTGTTCTTAAAAAATTTCTTCTCCAAATACCTCAAAAATTTAATGTACCAGAGAAAGGACTTTTTAAAATGGAAGGGGTGATTATAGAGGTAGAAGAAGAAAGCGGAAAAACAAAAAATATTATAAGATTACAAAGGAGGGGAGAGATTAAATAATTTTAAAAGTCAGCCATGGGAAGAACATATAAAGGAGGTAGGTTTATGGTAGAGGTATTAAAAGTTTCAGCTAAATCTAATCCCAATGCAGTGGCAGGTGCATTAGCTGGTGTAATTCGTGAGAAAGGTCGCGCAGAAATTCAAGTAATAGGGGCTGGAGCTGTAAACCAAGCTGTTAAAGCAATAGCTATCACAAGAGGATATGTAGCTCCAAGTGGTATTGACTTGATTTGTATTCCAGCATTTACTGATGTACAGATTGATGGAGAAGAAAGAACAGCCATCCGTTTCATTGTAGAGCCCCGCTAAATTCTACTGAGTCAGAAAAGAAAGGATCAGGAGGCAGAAGGGAATTTCTCCTTCTGCCTCATAATTTTTTTATGGTATAATTCACAAGGTATAAATATGTAGAAAGGAGAGGTTAAAAATATGAAGAAAGGAATTCATCCTGAGTTAAAGAAAGCAAAAATTGTTTGTGCGTGTGGCGCGGTTTATGAGACTTTATCTACAAAAGAGTATATGACTGTAGAAATCTGCTCAAAATGTCATCCATTCTTTACAGGCCAAAGAAAGTTCGTAGATACCGAGGGAAGAGTAGAAAGATTTACTAAAAAATATAATTGGGAAATTAAGTAAAATTGAAGGTTAAATTAATTTCTTATACGCCAGAGCCAGAAAAAGTATGTGCTCTGGCAATGCGTCTTTGTCATTATCAAGGAAGTATTGAG from Dictyoglomus turgidum DSM 6724 includes:
- a CDS encoding TIGR00282 family metallophosphoesterase is translated as MNILFLGDIVGRIGRRGVGLLLPQIKKEFNIDLVVANIENAASGFGITESVVKELFEYGIDVFTSGNHIWDKKEGIPLLDIYERILRPANYPLGVPGRGYLVLTHMDKKVGIINIQGRIFMEPIENPFYVVKNIVEEMKKDTKIIIVDVHAEATSEKIAMGYFLDGMVTAVVGTHTHVQTADERILPGGTGYITDLGMCGAYDSILGVEKEAVLKKFLLQIPQKFNVPEKGLFKMEGVIIEVEEESGKTKNIIRLQRRGEIK
- the rpmE gene encoding 50S ribosomal protein L31 — protein: MKKGIHPELKKAKIVCACGAVYETLSTKEYMTVEICSKCHPFFTGQRKFVDTEGRVERFTKKYNWEIK
- a CDS encoding stage V sporulation protein S, with product MVEVLKVSAKSNPNAVAGALAGVIREKGRAEIQVIGAGAVNQAVKAIAITRGYVAPSGIDLICIPAFTDVQIDGEERTAIRFIVEPR
- the ispG gene encoding flavodoxin-dependent (E)-4-hydroxy-3-methylbut-2-enyl-diphosphate synthase — translated: MKRKITRVVKVGNIEIGGNNPIRVQTMTKTPTVDVKATVRQIRRLAKKGCEIVRVGVPDKESALALGKIKKESPIPIVADIHFDYRLALTALEQGVDKLRLNPGNIKNPKYVSIIAKEAKARGVPIRVGSNAGSLPKEILEKYGGLTSEALVESALNEVRLLEDNDFTDIVISVKASSVPLTVEAYRLLSEKVDYPLHIGITEAGTLFPGTIRSSVGLGILLYEGIGDTIRVSLSAPPDKEVEVAYEILDSLELRRKGLRVLACPMCARSHFPVQEVAKEIEKRFGDYPLNLVIAVMGCEVNGPGEAKWADIGITGSKERVIIFKKGKIIKETSFERIISELEEELTKIKEVNSN
- the rseP gene encoding RIP metalloprotease RseP, which translates into the protein MDLIFFLILFALLTIPHEFGHFIFAKVFGVRVYEYAVGFGPKILEIKGRETKFVLRLIPIGGFVKMAGVDDINIPEVESVPEDRKFYKKAPWQRFLILFAGSFMNFIFAIILFMAIFLIGIPQPIPVVDKVLENKPASVSGILPGDRILYIDGKKIEDISDAVKLITGSIKSPGEKREIEIKVERDGKIVNIKVVPEWSEERKGGIIGIVFKTVPKRYSLPTAVKNGFLMFINALILIFYVFKALFNGVQGVSIAGPIGIAKMTGEVASMGLIYYLNFLGVLSVQLGVFNLLPIPALDGGRILFVIIEKIRGKPIETKKEEMVHWIGLLILLFLMIIVTFFDILNLRK
- the rny gene encoding ribonuclease Y; protein product: MSTLIVAVLLFVIGIGMGYFVRKYIESKTVQLAEKRAEEIKKKAEEEAEEKRRRALLEAKEEIFKLRSEAEREIRERRNELINLERRILQREENLERKEEILANKEKEINHRLENIKKLEEEAIIELQKVAQMTKEEAKEILLRHVEDEIQKDIALRIKEAEARYKEIAEEKAREIIMEAIQRCAVDHTVESTVSVVSLPSEEMKGRIIGREGRNIRTFETLTGVDLIIDDTPEAVVLSSFDPVRREIARIALERLVKDGRIHPARIEEMVNKAKKEVENRIREEGERALIEVGIQNIHPDLVRTLGRLYYRTSYGQNVLQHSIEVAKIATIIAAELHMDVNLAKRAGLLHDIGKAIDYEVEGSHAVLGAELLKKYGEHPDVVHAVAAHHEEIPLIKPLDVIIQVADSISAVRPGARRESIEIYIKRLEKLEEIAMSFPGVEKAYAIQAGREVRVLVSPEEVDDLTATRLAYQIAKKIEKEMEYPGQIKVTVIRETRAVEYAK